The DNA region ACTGTTCTGTACATACACAACTCTTAGGCATAGTAAGGTGAATTGTGTGCTTATTTCTTTAGACATAAATTTTATAAATTTTTCCAGCCCATCAAATTGGAGATGTTGGTGGGGGACTTAAACCATGCACACTGATTAGTCGCGCCAAGAAGCTGATAGCGCAGCGTAAAGCCAACTTTTAAAGGCTGCGCCTTAAGCATAGCTATGCCGCAGGCTTTACGGCATGGCTTCTCTTAGAGCAAGTCCGCGAGCGTCGGGCAGTATTCCTCCTGTCTGTCTTGTTCAATCTTGTAGTTTGATTTATTTTCGCCGACTTATTTATTGAAAAAGCATTTGGAGAAAGTCAAAAGCTTCTTTTACTTGCGGAAAACACTAAAATGAGTAAGCAAACTGGGGTTTGAGAAAGCAAAAGCTTCTTTTACTTGCGGAAAACACTAAAATGAGTAAGTCAAATGGCATTTTGAGAAAGCAAAAGCTTCTTTTACTTGCGGAAAACACCAAAATGAGTAAGTCAAATGGCATTTGGAGAAAGCAAAAGCTTCTTTTACTTGCGGAAAATACCAAAATGAATAAGTCAAATGGCATTTTGATAAAGCAAAAGCTTCTCTTGAGAAAGCATTTAAGTGTTTTGAGAAAGTAAACAGGCATTTTGATAAAGCAATTAGGCTTTTTGATAAAGTAATCAGCAAATATACCTGACAATTAAAACTTATCATACTTGCAAACCACTTATGTCTTGTTTCAGTGTGCTAATCTATCAAGCCCTATCCATTGGAGTATTTTTACTCAAAAATTCTGTTAAATTTGTACCCTCTGAATGAGTCTCTTCAACCTATAGCAGGAGTATCATCTTCGATTAAGCCCCTACTATGAACAACAAGGTAATCAAATTGCAGTATATCTGCTTTTCAAATTATGGACTTGAAGTACAAGTGGAAAAATGGCTATCGACCAAGCCGAGATGAAGCGGCAAAAAACCCTCATTTGTTAGATGAGAGTCAGTTCGATAACGAGCAAGACCGAAAGCTAGCTGAAGAATCTGCAAGAAAACATTTGGGTATACCAGCACCAACCCTAGACGAAGATAAGCCAATACTACCTCATTAGCTTCGCATAACGAAAAGGCTTAATAACACCATTTCCAAAAATCTTGGCAACGAAGAAATTGCCCATAGGGACGTATAGCTATACGTCCCTAACATCTATCTGTAGCAGGAATTTTGTGAAATAATCTAACGCTTGGGCATTTTATGCCTATGTACACTTCTCACCATTAGAAAGTTAGACAAAATGCAGATTTATCAACTTTTCAATCGATTAAACAATAATAAATTTGGTAATTTACTTACTCAAACAGTAGCTTTAGGCGTAAGTGCTATTGTTCTCCTCTCAAGTACTAACGCTAATGCTGCCGAGCAAGTTGTTTTAAAGTATGGTGCTTTTCAGGGGCAAATATCTGTTCAAGAATTAACTCAGTTTACAGAAACTGGCAAGACTACCCCGACATTAAGAGCTTATTTACAAGCGGCTCAACAAGACCCCGCAGTAGCTCGTAAGGCACTTAAAGCCCCAATCAAAGCCGATGCTGCATTTTTAAATAACTTATTGTCTAGCTGGGCAGGGCCTGTTCTGGTTAATCAAATTGGTGAAGTAGTTCACCCTCCCGGAGGACAACTAAATCAGGAGGCGTTGCGAAGTGCTTTAAGTACATCTATTCAACAAAAAGGTGAAGTTACACTGCTTGGAGCTATTCAGAATTATCCAAATACTTCTGTTGAACTTGAAGGTGATCGTCTGATTGCTGTTTATGAACGCTTAAGTAATCTTGCAGAACTTTTATAAGGATTACGTCATCAGATGATTGGTTTAGTGTCTCAATAGTGATAAATTTTAGTCACGATCGCAATCAAGTTAATACTGATGAGTCTATCTTAGGGTTCATACCCTGTTACCTAAAAATTCCCTAACCTAAATGTAGAGTTTAGTCTAAGAAGAGGGAAAAGATTTGTATGACAAGCGATGTTTCTAGAGATATTAAGAAGGATGTTAATGGGTCACTCATAAGTGGTGTTATCCTAAGTATTTTAGGGGTTATTGCGATCGCAGCGCCTAGTCTCTCGACCTTATTTGCTGAAACTTGGATTGCGGTGATTTTGATTTTCGCCGGATTTACAAAACTAGTTTATGCCACTCAAACCCGCCACGAAGGAGGTTTTATTTGGAAACTTCTATTGAGCGGACTTTATATTGCAACCGGTATAATGCTGTTTGTTTATCCTTCTACAGGCATTCTCACACTAACTCTGTTGCTTGGCAGCTTTTTACTAGCTGAAGGTACATTCGAGTTAATTCTGGCATTTAAGTTACGTCCCCAAGAGAATTGGACGTGGATACTAGGTGATGGCATTATTACGCTAGTCTTAGGCGCAATGATTTGGTTCCAGTGGCCCTTTAATGCGACCTGGCTTCTTGGCACACTAGTTGGTGTTAGCATTATTTTCACTGGCGTTTCCCGCGTAATGCTGTCATTGAATGGGCGTTCTAGCTTGAATCCTACTTAGGAGATGGGGAATGGGGAGTAGGGAATGAGGAGCAGGGAAAGAATAACTCCTAACTCAGCACCCAGCACTGTTTAACCAATCATGAGTAGTGACAGTTTACTAAGACATTGCAGCAGCGATCGCTCTGATATTGCTAAATTAGCTAAGGAAATCAAAATCCAAACCAGCTAGCTGCTTTTCAACAATGGTATCTATTGCTACTCCCTTCTCGGATATTCAAAACCATTGGGCACGTTTATTTATTACAGCCTTAGCCCAACGTCGTATTGTCAATGGGTTGCCTAACGGTACTTATCGCCCCGATAACTCTGTTACCCGCGCTGAATTTGCTGCCATTATCGCTAACGCATTTGGGACAGTTTCCAAGAAGCGGCAGTATGTCCCCTTTGTTGATGTACCCACTAATTATTGGGCAGCAGCAGCCATTCAAGCAGCTTACGAAAAAGCATTTCTTAGCGGGTTTCCTGATAAAACTTTCCGTTGGACTAACCGAATTACTAGAGTAGAAGTTTTAGTTGCTTTGGTAGGAGGTTTAGAAATTGCTACCAAAGTAAAAGCTGACCTCCTTTCGCAACTTCCACAAATTTATCAAGATTCTGTTCAGATTCCTGAGTATGGTAGAAATCAGGTAGCTATTGCCACCAGCGCAGGATTAGTGGTTAGTTTCCCAAATATCAAATTACTCAATCCCAATCTTGCAGCCACCCGTGCAGATGTGGCAGTGATTATTTATCAAGCTTTAGTGTATTTAGGTCAAGCAGAAAAAATTGCCTCTAGTTACCTAGTGCAGCCGCCAGCACCAACGCCAATACCCACACCAACACCCACACCAATACCTACACCAATACCCACACCAACACCTGCACCTATCGGTAGCGTTAGGGTAAGTCATAGCCGGGAATTCCGGGGAGCGTGGGTAGCATCAGTGTGGAATAGTAATTGGCCTTCCAAGGCAGGGCTTTCTGTTGCCCAACAAAAAGCTGAACTCAGCGAGATTATTAGTAAATTACAAGCGCTAAACTTTAATGCCCTCATCTTTCAGGTGCGGCCGGAGGGAGACGCTTTATATGAATCTAAATTAGAGCCTTGGAGTGCTTGGATTACAGGAACTCAGGGTCAAGCACCAGAACCATTTTATGATCCTTTAGCGTTTGCGATCGCAGAATGTCATAAGCGCAATATTGAACTCCATGCTTGGTTCAACCCCTACCGCGCTAGTACTTCCACCGACCCAGCTAAAACAGTCCGTCCCCACATAGCAGCTACCAATCCAGAAAGCGTTTATTTGTGGAAAACTCAACGTTGGATGGACCCAGGACTGAAAATAGTTCAGGATAGAGCTTACAACGTAATTCTCGACGTAGTAAAACGCTACGATGTTGATGGCATTCACTTAGATGATTATTTTTATCCATATCCCATCGAGGGGCAACCTTTCCCCGATAATAAAACCTACGCTGCATATAAAGTAGCTGGTGGGACACTCAGCCTTGGCGACTGGCGACGAGACAATGTTAACAGAATGGTACAGCGTCTCTACCAGGGAATTAAAGCAACTAAACCTGACGTTAAATTTGGTATTAGTCCCTTTGGCATTTATCGTCCCGGACAACCCACTGGTATTACTGGGTTGGATGCTTACAACGTGCTGTATGCTGACTCGAAGAAATGGCTAGCAGAAGGCTGGATTGATTATATTGCGCCTCAACTTTACTGGCGCACAGACCAACCACAACAAAGTTATTCGGCGTTGCTAAAGTGGTGGACAGAGGTAAACACAAAACAAAGACACGTTTACGCTGGTAACAATTTGACAGAACCAAGCAACAAGAGTCGGGAGAGTGATGAGATTGAAAAGCAGGTGAAAATTAGTCGTAGCCAAGCTGGAAATTTGTCGCTGGGGAATATCTTCTTTAATGTCGGTGTTTTGACTGAAAATAGTCAGGGCATTGCTGATAAATTCCAAAGTTTGCTTTATAACAAACCTGCACTACCGCCAACTTTGTCTTGGCAGGATACAACACCGCCGCCTCCGCCTATTCAACTACAAGTCAATAACCGCAAACTGAGTTGGGAACCTGGTGATAATCAGCCAGTTCGTTCTTGGACACTTTATCGACAAACTGGTGATACTTGGACAATTCAACGAATTTTGTCTGCTGGCACAACCTTCGCTACCGTTCAACTAGCGGGAACTTATGCCGTGTGTGCAGTGGATAGATTGGCGAATGAGAGTTTAGGAACAGTTATTACAGTGAGTTGAAATAACCATCGGTGAGAGGTTAAAGCCATGAGCTTTTGTAAATATAGCGCTTCTCTGTTGAGTGCAATACAGACCTAACCCCCAGCCCCTTCCCTTGTAGGGAAATTTAACTCTAATCGTTCTAAAAAGCTTTTATGACTCTGGGGAGAGAAAACAAATGCTGGCCTTGAATTGTTGTTCAAAGTGTTGTTTTTTCAACTGAAACAAAGCTTTGAATATTATCTAACGAGAGTAATAAAAGAGCGCTAATTAAGTTTTCGCAACATAGTAAAATTTTTCTCACCCACGCGCTTAAATAAAGAAAGGTAAATACTCAAGAAATAAACATGGCAAGCTTAAATCAGTTATCAGTTATCAGTTATCAGTTATCAGGCGTATGGTGGGGGATTTAGACCCGCCACCAACGCATTCCACCTGGAGGTGGGGGACTTAAACCCAGGGATAAATAGATCACTGATAACTGTTTACTGTTCACTGTTCACTGTTAAACAATCCCACACTGAGTATCGATCTTCTTACTGGCTCAGATCCTAAGGTCACTGCAACAGTCGGTGTTGACTACACTGATTTTGAAAGCAGGATTGTTGATTTTTTTGGGCTTAATGTACAACTCTCAGCTAAACTAGTTGGAGAAGATGGGACTTTATTCAACGGAGGAAATGATGACTTGTTCTTCTATCCAACTAAATTTAATATCAAAGAAGGGACTTACACCTTTGAAGCATTCGTGAGCCGTGGAACGCTGGATGAAGATAACGGAAACGACGAGATATTCGCCAATTTCACTCTCCAAAGCACTGAAGCTGCTTTCAATATAAATACATCGATTAACAGCGCTGTTATCAGTGGGAATTTTTGACGAAACTAAAATAACATATAGCATTCCGAATTGAACTGTAAGAAAATACGGTGATGAAAAGTACCTATTTATAAGCTTTTCAGCTTTTTGATTTCTCACA from Nostoc commune NIES-4072 includes:
- a CDS encoding bromodomain-containing protein — its product is MDLKYKWKNGYRPSRDEAAKNPHLLDESQFDNEQDRKLAEESARKHLGIPAPTLDEDKPILPH
- a CDS encoding alpha/beta hydrolase, with amino-acid sequence MQIYQLFNRLNNNKFGNLLTQTVALGVSAIVLLSSTNANAAEQVVLKYGAFQGQISVQELTQFTETGKTTPTLRAYLQAAQQDPAVARKALKAPIKADAAFLNNLLSSWAGPVLVNQIGEVVHPPGGQLNQEALRSALSTSIQQKGEVTLLGAIQNYPNTSVELEGDRLIAVYERLSNLAELL
- a CDS encoding HdeD family acid-resistance protein, with protein sequence MTSDVSRDIKKDVNGSLISGVILSILGVIAIAAPSLSTLFAETWIAVILIFAGFTKLVYATQTRHEGGFIWKLLLSGLYIATGIMLFVYPSTGILTLTLLLGSFLLAEGTFELILAFKLRPQENWTWILGDGIITLVLGAMIWFQWPFNATWLLGTLVGVSIIFTGVSRVMLSLNGRSSLNPT
- a CDS encoding glycoside hydrolase family 10 protein; amino-acid sequence: MVSIATPFSDIQNHWARLFITALAQRRIVNGLPNGTYRPDNSVTRAEFAAIIANAFGTVSKKRQYVPFVDVPTNYWAAAAIQAAYEKAFLSGFPDKTFRWTNRITRVEVLVALVGGLEIATKVKADLLSQLPQIYQDSVQIPEYGRNQVAIATSAGLVVSFPNIKLLNPNLAATRADVAVIIYQALVYLGQAEKIASSYLVQPPAPTPIPTPTPTPIPTPIPTPTPAPIGSVRVSHSREFRGAWVASVWNSNWPSKAGLSVAQQKAELSEIISKLQALNFNALIFQVRPEGDALYESKLEPWSAWITGTQGQAPEPFYDPLAFAIAECHKRNIELHAWFNPYRASTSTDPAKTVRPHIAATNPESVYLWKTQRWMDPGLKIVQDRAYNVILDVVKRYDVDGIHLDDYFYPYPIEGQPFPDNKTYAAYKVAGGTLSLGDWRRDNVNRMVQRLYQGIKATKPDVKFGISPFGIYRPGQPTGITGLDAYNVLYADSKKWLAEGWIDYIAPQLYWRTDQPQQSYSALLKWWTEVNTKQRHVYAGNNLTEPSNKSRESDEIEKQVKISRSQAGNLSLGNIFFNVGVLTENSQGIADKFQSLLYNKPALPPTLSWQDTTPPPPPIQLQVNNRKLSWEPGDNQPVRSWTLYRQTGDTWTIQRILSAGTTFATVQLAGTYAVCAVDRLANESLGTVITVS